From one [Ruminococcus] lactaris ATCC 29176 genomic stretch:
- the rpiB gene encoding ribose 5-phosphate isomerase B, with product MKIGIGNDHSALELKAEIIELLKERGHEVVDYGTNSPESCDYPVYGEKVGRAVASGEVERGILICGTGLGISLAANKVKGVRAAVCSEPFTAKMSRAHNNCNILAFGARVVGAELAKMIVETWLDTEFEGGRHQRRVDMLMDIENRNE from the coding sequence ATGAAAATCGGAATTGGAAATGACCATTCAGCACTGGAACTGAAAGCAGAGATTATTGAACTTCTGAAAGAGAGGGGACATGAAGTAGTAGATTATGGGACAAATTCACCGGAGAGCTGTGATTATCCCGTTTATGGAGAGAAAGTGGGACGTGCAGTTGCATCAGGAGAAGTTGAAAGAGGAATCCTGATCTGTGGAACGGGTCTTGGTATTTCACTGGCTGCGAACAAAGTAAAAGGGGTTCGTGCGGCCGTATGCAGTGAGCCGTTTACAGCCAAGATGTCCAGAGCTCATAATAACTGCAATATTCTTGCCTTTGGTGCGAGGGTTGTCGGTGCAGAACTGGCTAAGATGATTGTGGAGACATGGCTTGATACAGAGTTTGAGGGTGGCCGTCATCAGAGAAGAGTGGATATGCTGATGGATATTGAAAACCGGAATGAGTAA
- a CDS encoding DUF6903 family protein — protein MNERTKKIITAIVVIVIFVVCIGLIIVGQRNIGPKGLLTEIVGLAGLVGLLAFYNSKYK, from the coding sequence ATGAATGAAAGAACTAAAAAGATTATCACTGCGATTGTTGTTATCGTGATTTTCGTTGTTTGTATCGGCCTTATCATTGTCGGACAGAGAAATATCGGACCAAAGGGTCTTCTTACTGAGATCGTAGGTCTTGCAGGTTTGGTCGGACTGCTGGCATTTTACAACAGCAAATATAAATAA
- a CDS encoding carbohydrate ABC transporter permease, with product MKERKGKGLFVFCCLAPAAILFILFMIVPTIEIFRISLYKWGGYTDNKTFVGLSNFKSLLQNQKFYQAFQNQILLIVLVTIITFAFALVFAYILSREKIKGQGFFRVIFYIPNILSIVVISAIFSAIYKPNTGLLNSIIGIFKHSDDQILWLGDQKVVIYSIVIAMVWQAIGYYMVMYMASMANVSESLYESASLEGAGKIYQFFTITIPLIWTNIRTTLTFFVISTINMSFLLVTAMTSGGPDGASSVFLSYMYQEAYTNSSYGYGMAIGVSVFLFSFALAGLLNVATKRQEVEI from the coding sequence ATGAAAGAAAGAAAAGGCAAGGGGCTGTTTGTATTCTGTTGCCTGGCCCCGGCAGCAATATTATTTATCTTATTTATGATTGTTCCTACGATCGAAATCTTCCGTATTTCCTTATATAAATGGGGCGGATATACAGATAACAAGACATTTGTAGGACTGAGCAACTTTAAATCGTTGTTACAGAATCAGAAGTTCTATCAGGCGTTCCAGAACCAGATTCTTCTGATTGTATTAGTTACGATCATTACATTTGCATTTGCGTTAGTGTTTGCATACATACTTTCAAGAGAAAAAATCAAAGGACAGGGATTCTTCAGAGTAATCTTCTATATCCCGAATATCCTTTCAATCGTAGTTATCAGTGCTATCTTCTCTGCTATCTACAAACCAAATACAGGACTTCTGAATTCCATCATCGGAATCTTCAAGCACAGTGATGATCAGATCCTCTGGCTTGGTGATCAGAAGGTAGTTATTTACAGTATTGTGATCGCCATGGTATGGCAGGCCATTGGATATTACATGGTAATGTATATGGCAAGTATGGCGAACGTATCAGAGAGTCTGTACGAATCTGCCAGCCTTGAAGGAGCAGGTAAGATTTATCAGTTCTTTACAATTACGATTCCGTTGATCTGGACAAACATCAGAACAACACTTACATTCTTCGTAATCAGTACGATCAACATGAGTTTCCTTCTCGTTACAGCAATGACGAGTGGTGGACCGGACGGAGCTTCCAGCGTATTCCTGAGCTATATGTACCAGGAGGCTTATACAAACTCTTCATATGGATATGGTATGGCAATCGGTGTATCAGTATTCCTGTTCTCCTTTGCACTTGCCGGACTGCTGAACGTTGCAACAAAACGTCAGGAAGTAGAAATTTAA
- a CDS encoding carbohydrate ABC transporter permease, with product MEKNTSKKPFGFSKLIVYICLILLAITIIVPVAWVFLASVKQNKEFYGNPWTLPEKLYFQNFVDAWTKADMGSYILNSVIVTALAIAMLIAVALPAAYVLSRFKFRTCKFWNLLFMAGLFINVSYIVVPIFLMLNNWDKSLRQMIGRGFFLNNLFILAVVYMATALPFTIYLLSGYFSGLAKDFEEAAYVDGAGYFTTMVKIIFPMAKPSIVTIILFNFLSFWNEYVISMTLLTDAKLKTLPVGLMNLMAAQKSAVQYGQMYAGLVIVMLPVLILYMCVQKTLTQGMTLGGLKG from the coding sequence ATGGAAAAGAATACATCAAAAAAACCGTTTGGCTTTAGTAAACTGATTGTGTATATTTGCCTGATTCTTCTTGCAATTACAATCATCGTGCCGGTAGCATGGGTCTTCCTTGCATCGGTAAAGCAGAATAAGGAATTCTACGGAAATCCGTGGACACTTCCTGAGAAACTTTATTTTCAGAACTTTGTAGATGCCTGGACGAAAGCAGACATGGGATCTTACATCCTGAACTCTGTGATTGTTACAGCACTTGCGATTGCAATGCTGATCGCAGTTGCACTTCCGGCAGCTTATGTACTGTCAAGATTTAAGTTCCGTACATGTAAGTTCTGGAATCTGCTCTTCATGGCAGGACTTTTCATCAACGTAAGTTACATCGTAGTACCGATCTTCCTTATGTTGAACAACTGGGACAAGTCACTCAGACAGATGATCGGAAGAGGCTTCTTCCTAAATAACTTGTTCATATTGGCGGTTGTATATATGGCAACGGCACTTCCCTTCACAATCTACCTGCTGTCAGGATACTTCAGTGGTCTTGCAAAAGACTTCGAGGAAGCAGCTTATGTGGATGGTGCAGGATACTTTACGACAATGGTTAAGATCATCTTCCCGATGGCAAAACCAAGTATCGTAACGATCATTCTTTTCAACTTCCTGTCATTCTGGAATGAGTATGTAATTTCCATGACATTGCTGACAGATGCCAAGTTGAAGACTCTGCCGGTAGGTCTTATGAACCTGATGGCTGCTCAGAAATCAGCAGTTCAGTATGGTCAGATGTACGCAGGACTGGTTATCGTTATGCTTCCTGTTCTGATTCTGTATATGTGTGTACAGAAGACACTTACTCAGGGAATGACTCTGGGTGGATTGAAAGGTTAA
- the gnpA gene encoding 1,3-beta-galactosyl-N-acetylhexosamine phosphorylase yields MEKSKGLVTIPTDLDVVPQTLELMKLWGADAIRDCDGTDFPTELKDADAEIYSTYYTTRKDNAWAEANPEEIQQMYVMTPFYTAESETLEVEVMKGLYPDMLKPNTRDDIKRWWEVIDRTTGEVVPTDKWDYSEETGKVTLAAVPFHEYTVSFLAYIMWDPVHMYNAVTNDWKDVEHQITFDVRQPKTHEYTMKRLRKFIEDHPYVNVLRFTTFFHQFTLIFDELAREKYVDWYGYSASVSPYILEQFEKEVGYKFRAEYIIDQGYYNNQYRIPSKEYQDFQAFQRREVAKIVKEMVDITHECGKKAMMFLGDHWIGTEPFMEEFKTLGLDAVVGSVGNGSTLRLISDIDGVKYTEGRLLPYFFPDVFHEGGDPVKEARYNWVTARRAILRKPIDRIGYGGYLKLALDFPDFIDYVSQVCDEFRTLYDNVKGTTPFCAKKVAVLNCWGKMRAWGCHMVHHALYQKQNYSYAGIIESLSGAPFDVKFISFQDILDDSSILDDIDVLINVGDADTAHTGGDWWVNPHIVEAVRKFVYNGGGIIGVGEPTGHQFQGRFFQLADVFGVEEEHGFTLGYDKYNWDEHEHFILEETESVDFGEGKKNIYALAGSTILVQKDKEVQMAVNEYGKGRAVYISGLPYSFENNRVLHRAIMWSTHSEDELKKWFSTNYNVDVHAYPKNNKYCVVNNTDDPQSTTIYRGDGSSFDLEMEPNGIIWYEIQ; encoded by the coding sequence ATGGAGAAATCAAAAGGACTCGTTACAATTCCTACTGACCTGGACGTAGTGCCACAGACACTGGAATTAATGAAGCTTTGGGGTGCTGATGCAATCCGTGATTGCGATGGAACAGATTTCCCTACAGAGCTGAAAGATGCAGATGCAGAAATTTATTCAACATATTATACAACTCGTAAAGATAATGCATGGGCTGAAGCCAATCCGGAAGAAATTCAGCAGATGTATGTTATGACACCTTTCTATACAGCAGAGTCTGAAACTCTTGAAGTGGAAGTAATGAAGGGACTTTACCCGGATATGCTGAAACCGAATACAAGAGATGATATCAAACGTTGGTGGGAAGTAATCGACAGAACAACAGGAGAAGTTGTTCCGACAGATAAATGGGACTACAGTGAAGAGACAGGAAAGGTTACACTTGCTGCTGTTCCGTTCCATGAGTATACAGTAAGTTTCCTTGCTTATATTATGTGGGATCCGGTGCATATGTACAATGCAGTTACAAATGACTGGAAAGATGTTGAGCATCAGATCACATTTGATGTACGTCAGCCAAAGACGCATGAATATACAATGAAGCGTCTTAGAAAGTTTATTGAGGATCATCCGTATGTAAACGTACTTCGTTTTACCACATTCTTCCATCAGTTCACACTGATCTTTGATGAGCTTGCAAGAGAGAAATATGTAGACTGGTATGGATATTCAGCTTCTGTAAGCCCATATATCTTAGAGCAGTTTGAGAAAGAAGTCGGATACAAGTTCCGTGCTGAGTATATTATTGATCAGGGATACTACAACAACCAGTACCGTATTCCGAGCAAAGAGTATCAGGATTTCCAGGCATTCCAGAGAAGAGAAGTTGCCAAGATCGTAAAAGAGATGGTAGACATTACTCATGAGTGTGGAAAGAAAGCCATGATGTTCCTGGGAGATCACTGGATCGGAACAGAGCCGTTCATGGAAGAGTTCAAGACACTTGGACTTGACGCAGTTGTAGGTAGTGTGGGAAATGGTTCTACATTAAGACTGATCAGCGATATTGACGGAGTAAAATATACAGAAGGACGTCTTCTTCCGTATTTCTTCCCGGATGTATTCCATGAGGGTGGAGATCCTGTAAAAGAGGCACGTTATAACTGGGTAACAGCAAGAAGAGCTATCTTAAGAAAGCCAATCGACAGAATCGGATACGGCGGATACTTAAAGCTTGCACTTGACTTCCCGGATTTTATTGATTATGTATCACAGGTATGTGATGAGTTCCGTACACTGTATGATAATGTAAAAGGCACAACACCTTTCTGTGCTAAGAAGGTAGCAGTTCTTAACTGCTGGGGTAAGATGAGAGCATGGGGATGCCACATGGTACATCATGCACTGTATCAGAAGCAGAACTATTCTTATGCAGGAATCATCGAGTCTCTGTCAGGAGCACCGTTTGATGTGAAGTTCATCAGTTTCCAGGATATTCTGGATGACAGCTCCATCTTAGATGACATTGATGTTCTTATCAATGTGGGGGATGCTGATACAGCACATACAGGTGGAGACTGGTGGGTAAATCCACACATCGTTGAGGCTGTCAGAAAGTTTGTTTACAACGGCGGTGGTATCATTGGTGTAGGTGAGCCGACAGGACATCAGTTCCAGGGACGTTTCTTCCAGCTTGCAGATGTATTTGGAGTTGAAGAAGAGCATGGATTTACTCTTGGTTATGATAAATATAACTGGGATGAGCATGAGCATTTCATTCTGGAAGAGACAGAGAGTGTTGATTTCGGTGAGGGCAAGAAGAATATCTATGCACTTGCAGGATCTACAATCCTTGTTCAGAAGGACAAAGAAGTTCAGATGGCTGTTAATGAATATGGGAAAGGACGTGCTGTATATATCAGCGGACTTCCGTATAGCTTTGAGAACAACCGTGTTCTTCATCGTGCGATCATGTGGAGTACTCACAGCGAGGATGAGCTGAAGAAATGGTTCAGCACAAACTACAATGTGGATGTACACGCATATCCGAAGAATAACAAATACTGCGTAGTAAATAATACAGATGATCCGCAGAGTACAACAATCTATCGTGGAGATGGAAGCAGTTTCGATCTTGAGATGGAGCCGAACGGAATCATCTGGTACGAGATCCAGTAA